A single region of the Hyphomicrobiales bacterium genome encodes:
- a CDS encoding ABC-type transport system involved in resistance to organic solvents, permease component USSDB6A, whose translation MSAGGVDVGWQDRCMNAGPTAATEEAGSEIRATLSGLWTAPYAAAVEKEAQTLIDASQGAGRVILDISGIQRLDTLGAWVLDRTRHELGDRGLHADFVGARPEQSILLNEIAYRSGNELTKRRKSKLVDFLAEVGEAVVDAGRDMARGISFLGETTAGLARVFANPRRFRFTALINQLEQVAFRGVPIIALISFLVGCIIAQQGIFQLQRFGAVTFVVDLVGILVLRELGVLLTSIMVAGRSGSAFTAEIGSMKMREEVDALRVMGLDPIEVLIIPRVLALIIGLPLLTFISEMAALFGGGLVAWIYGGISPEIYLARLQSAIDFNTFLVGMIKAPFMALVIGLIASLEGLAVAGSAESLGRQVTAAVVKSIFMVIVVDGLFAMFFAAIRF comes from the coding sequence ATGTCCGCTGGGGGGGTGGATGTCGGCTGGCAAGACAGGTGCATGAACGCAGGACCCACCGCCGCGACCGAAGAGGCTGGCAGCGAAATCAGGGCGACGCTCTCCGGGCTTTGGACGGCACCTTACGCGGCCGCTGTCGAGAAAGAGGCGCAGACCCTGATTGACGCAAGCCAGGGAGCCGGCCGCGTCATCCTCGATATTTCAGGTATCCAGCGCCTCGATACTCTGGGTGCCTGGGTGCTTGATCGCACGCGCCATGAGCTTGGCGATCGCGGCTTGCACGCCGATTTCGTGGGCGCGCGTCCTGAGCAGAGCATTCTCCTCAACGAGATCGCCTACCGTAGCGGCAATGAACTAACAAAACGCCGGAAGTCCAAGCTCGTCGATTTTCTGGCGGAGGTCGGCGAGGCTGTGGTCGATGCCGGGCGGGACATGGCGCGCGGCATCAGCTTTCTTGGCGAAACCACCGCCGGGCTTGCGCGCGTTTTTGCCAATCCTCGGCGATTCCGCTTCACGGCCCTTATCAATCAGCTTGAACAGGTCGCCTTCCGGGGCGTGCCGATCATCGCGCTCATTTCGTTTCTTGTGGGTTGCATCATTGCCCAGCAGGGCATTTTCCAGCTGCAACGCTTCGGCGCCGTCACCTTCGTGGTGGACTTGGTCGGCATCCTCGTGCTGCGCGAACTCGGCGTGCTGCTCACGTCGATCATGGTGGCCGGCCGCTCGGGAAGCGCCTTCACCGCGGAGATCGGCTCGATGAAGATGCGCGAGGAGGTGGATGCCTTGCGCGTGATGGGCCTCGATCCCATCGAGGTTTTGATCATCCCCCGCGTTCTTGCCTTGATCATCGGCTTGCCGCTGCTCACCTTCATCTCGGAGATGGCGGCGCTGTTCGGTGGCGGGTTGGTGGCTTGGATCTATGGAGGCATCAGCCCCGAGATCTATCTGGCCCGCCTGCAATCGGCGATCGACTTCAACACCTTCCTCGTCGGCATGATCAAGGCGCCGTTCATGGCGCTTGTCATCGGCCTGATTGCTTCCCTTGAGGGGCTGGCTGTCGCGGGATCGGCTGAATCGCTCGGCCGGCAGGTGACGGCCGCGGTCGTGAAGTCAATTTTCATGGTGATCGTCGTGGACGGCTTGTTCGCGATGTTCTTCGCCGCGATTCGCTTCTGA
- the ycjG gene encoding L-Ala-D/L-Glu epimerase, whose protein sequence is MSRRLAVAIERFPIAGKFVISRGARTEAVVVTATISDGVHSGRGECVPYARYGESVEGVAATIESQRAAIEGGLDRQSLGEALPAGAARNALDCALWDLEAKMTGVPAHVLAGLTRVSRTTTAYTISLDTPAAMAEAAQRSGRPILKIKLGGAGDPARIAAVRAAAPDSVVIADANEAWTPETLAENLATCQRADVALVEQPLPVGEDHHLAAHRGVIPLGADESLHTREDLVRLAGLYDVVNVKLDKTGGLTEALALVAEAEARGFGIMVGCMVGTSLAMAPAMLLTPRARFVDLDGPLLLAEDRPFGLLYEGSVVSPPTRELWG, encoded by the coding sequence ATGTCGCGCCGTCTCGCCGTCGCCATCGAACGCTTCCCGATCGCGGGAAAATTCGTCATCTCCCGCGGTGCCCGCACGGAAGCCGTCGTCGTGACGGCGACGATCAGCGACGGCGTCCATAGCGGTCGCGGCGAATGCGTGCCCTACGCTCGCTATGGAGAGAGTGTCGAGGGCGTTGCCGCGACCATTGAAAGCCAGCGCGCGGCGATCGAGGGCGGTCTCGATCGCCAAAGCCTCGGTGAAGCCTTGCCGGCAGGCGCGGCGCGCAATGCGCTCGACTGCGCCTTGTGGGACCTCGAGGCCAAGATGACAGGGGTTCCCGCCCATGTGCTCGCAGGTCTCACGCGCGTTTCCCGGACAACGACGGCCTATACCATCAGCCTGGACACGCCAGCCGCGATGGCCGAGGCCGCGCAGCGCAGCGGCCGCCCCATCCTCAAGATCAAGCTTGGCGGCGCCGGCGATCCCGCGCGTATTGCCGCCGTGCGCGCCGCGGCGCCCGACTCAGTCGTCATCGCCGACGCCAATGAGGCCTGGACGCCCGAAACGCTGGCCGAGAACCTCGCGACTTGCCAGCGTGCTGACGTCGCGCTGGTCGAGCAGCCCCTGCCGGTAGGCGAGGACCACCACCTCGCCGCGCATCGCGGCGTCATCCCGCTCGGCGCGGACGAAAGCCTGCACACCCGGGAAGACCTCGTCCGCCTGGCGGGGCTCTATGACGTCGTCAACGTCAAGCTCGACAAGACGGGTGGGCTGACGGAAGCGCTGGCCCTCGTTGCGGAGGCCGAGGCCCGGGGTTTCGGCATCATGGTGGGCTGCATGGTCGGCACCTCTCTCGCCATGGCACCGGCGATGCTCCTCACACCGAGGGCGCGTTTCGTCGACCTCGACGGCCCCCTCCTTCTCGCGGAAGATCGGCCCTTCGGCCTACTCTATGAAGGCAGCGTCGTCAGCCCGCCGACACGAGAGCTCTGGGGGTGA
- a CDS encoding conserved hypothetical protein (Evidence 4 : Unknown function but conserved in other organisms): MLTSEASPIESSPTYDAIARALTETERGRWFLAEYVRRQRHADLQSLIDALSRLQGSSRRAEHTDAGEDDRDRQRFRLVQIQRLIERTRIEIALAPGSQPALDREASEDPFMTLARAQDKTTAAVIDAAELIQEIAWSKKSAGNTHDDIANSAVRDRLTSLYAVAANSMAISERFRLLARLMDQIEQRLAKAVEACDASTRPEPTLRGEQIIEPDLPQTVRLVVNNAEQAASQQTVMHNTASIREQLEALVARQASSARPGLRKPIRSPGEILAGLTTMSASEKLRRFT, translated from the coding sequence ATGCTGACATCCGAAGCCAGTCCCATCGAGTCGTCACCGACCTACGATGCAATCGCCCGGGCCCTCACCGAGACCGAGCGCGGACGCTGGTTTCTGGCGGAATATGTGCGCCGCCAGCGCCATGCCGATCTCCAGTCTCTGATCGACGCATTGAGCCGCCTCCAGGGTAGCAGTCGCCGTGCGGAGCACACGGACGCGGGGGAGGATGATCGCGACCGACAGCGCTTCCGCCTCGTCCAGATACAACGCCTGATCGAGCGCACGCGTATCGAGATCGCTCTCGCGCCGGGAAGCCAGCCAGCGCTCGACCGGGAGGCCAGCGAAGACCCGTTCATGACTTTGGCGCGCGCACAGGACAAAACGACAGCTGCCGTCATCGATGCAGCCGAACTGATCCAGGAAATAGCCTGGAGCAAGAAGTCAGCCGGGAATACACACGACGATATCGCCAACAGCGCGGTTCGGGATCGCCTGACGAGCCTCTATGCAGTCGCCGCGAACAGCATGGCGATCAGCGAGCGCTTCCGCCTTCTGGCGCGCCTGATGGACCAGATCGAACAGCGGTTGGCGAAGGCAGTCGAGGCCTGCGACGCCTCGACAAGGCCCGAGCCCACCCTGCGCGGAGAGCAAATCATCGAACCGGACCTGCCACAAACGGTGCGGCTCGTCGTCAATAATGCGGAACAGGCCGCCAGCCAGCAGACAGTGATGCACAACACCGCCAGCATTCGCGAGCAACTGGAAGCGCTGGTAGCGCGCCAGGCGTCCTCGGCACGGCCCGGGCTACGCAAACCCATTCGCTCGCCTGGTGAGATTCTGGCCGGCCTCACCACCATGAGCGCTTCGGAAAAGCTCCGTCGGTTCACCTAG
- a CDS encoding Glycosyltransferase involved in cell wall biosynthesis has protein sequence MRVLIATDAWHPQINGVVRSLENVAREAPELGAEIVFLTPDMFRTWPMPSYPEIRLAVASASSARRKMAAFKPDFVHIATEGPIGLAARRACLREGQSFTTSYHTRFPEYLAARLPVPTAWSYAALRRFHNAGAGIMVSTRTIERELAARGFGPLMHWSRGVDASLFRPRPHSARPFAGPVFLYVGRVAVDKNIEAFLKLDLPGTKVVVGDGPARPTLQGTYPEARFLGSLTGEALAEVYSAADVFVFPSTTDTFGIVLLEALASGLPVAALPVAGPIDVIGSSQCGVLDHDLRKAALAALEIPPARCRAYGLTFTWQASARQFLDNIRLAHGTASAGVAGFAIAS, from the coding sequence ATGCGTGTTCTCATCGCCACGGATGCCTGGCACCCGCAGATCAACGGGGTCGTGCGCTCGCTTGAGAACGTAGCGCGGGAAGCACCCGAACTCGGTGCGGAGATCGTCTTCCTGACGCCGGACATGTTTCGGACCTGGCCGATGCCGAGCTATCCGGAGATCAGGCTGGCGGTCGCCTCCGCCTCTTCGGCCCGGCGCAAGATGGCCGCGTTCAAGCCGGATTTCGTGCATATCGCGACCGAGGGGCCGATAGGGCTCGCCGCACGGCGCGCCTGTCTCAGGGAAGGCCAGTCTTTCACGACGAGCTATCACACACGCTTCCCCGAATATCTCGCGGCGCGCCTTCCCGTACCGACGGCCTGGAGCTATGCCGCGCTCAGGCGTTTTCACAACGCCGGCGCCGGCATCATGGTGAGCACCCGCACGATCGAGCGGGAACTCGCAGCGAGGGGGTTCGGCCCACTGATGCACTGGTCGCGCGGGGTCGATGCATCGCTTTTCCGGCCCAGGCCTCATTCCGCGCGGCCTTTCGCGGGGCCGGTTTTCCTTTATGTAGGCCGCGTTGCGGTCGACAAGAATATCGAGGCCTTCCTGAAGCTCGACCTGCCGGGAACAAAGGTGGTGGTTGGGGACGGCCCGGCGCGGCCCACCTTGCAGGGGACCTATCCTGAAGCCCGCTTCCTCGGAAGCCTCACAGGCGAGGCGCTCGCGGAGGTCTATTCCGCCGCGGATGTCTTCGTGTTTCCCAGCACGACTGATACCTTCGGCATCGTGCTTCTGGAGGCGCTGGCAAGCGGCCTGCCCGTGGCCGCCCTGCCGGTTGCGGGACCCATCGATGTGATCGGCTCATCGCAATGCGGCGTGCTGGACCATGATCTGAGGAAAGCCGCACTTGCGGCGCTGGAGATCCCCCCTGCGCGCTGCCGGGCCTATGGTCTCACCTTCACCTGGCAGGCCAGCGCCCGTCAGTTCCTCGATAACATCCGTCTGGCGCATGGCACGGCATCGGCCGGCGTCGCCGGTTTCGCCATCGCTTCCTGA
- a CDS encoding Ser/Thr protein phosphatase family protein, UDP-2,3-diacylglucosamine hydrolase homolog gives MLLDFLRFHDADTIYLVGDIVDGWRLRQKWYWPQAHNDVVQKMLRKARKGCQIIYIPGNHDEFLRDYVGSSFGGVLIMEYAIHETANGSRYLVTHGDQFDMVVRHARWLAFFGDRAYGFALFVNTYLNVARRRLGLTYWSLSSWAKLKVKNAVNYIGRFEELLASEARRHEADGVICGHIHHATMHDDYGVRYINTGDWVESCTALVEHYDGRFEIVHWGRSREPNAVVPLQEVAA, from the coding sequence ATGCTGCTTGATTTTCTGCGGTTCCACGACGCCGATACGATCTATTTGGTCGGTGACATCGTCGACGGCTGGCGGCTGAGGCAGAAGTGGTACTGGCCGCAGGCGCATAACGACGTCGTACAGAAGATGCTCCGGAAAGCACGCAAGGGCTGCCAGATCATTTATATTCCAGGTAATCACGACGAGTTTCTTCGTGATTACGTGGGGTCGAGCTTCGGCGGCGTGTTGATCATGGAATACGCGATCCACGAAACCGCCAACGGCAGCCGGTATCTTGTGACGCATGGCGATCAATTTGACATGGTGGTGCGCCACGCCCGCTGGCTCGCGTTCTTTGGTGATCGCGCCTATGGCTTTGCGCTATTCGTGAACACCTACCTCAACGTCGCGCGCCGTCGCCTCGGGCTGACCTACTGGTCGTTGTCCTCCTGGGCGAAGCTTAAGGTGAAGAACGCGGTGAACTACATCGGCCGCTTCGAGGAACTGCTCGCCTCGGAGGCGCGTCGCCACGAGGCCGACGGCGTCATCTGCGGCCATATCCACCACGCCACGATGCACGACGACTATGGCGTCCGCTATATCAATACAGGCGATTGGGTGGAATCCTGCACGGCGCTCGTCGAGCACTATGACGGCCGTTTCGAGATCGTGCACTGGGGACGCTCGCGGGAGCCGAATGCCGTCGTTCCCCTTCAGGAAGTGGCGGCCTGA
- a CDS encoding hypothetical protein (Evidence 5 : Unknown function) — translation MMPAAISVKNRADTTLSDIPRRGFTAGDQIYAAAAFILGNPLGANIESSRSAMRPARWCVFPQVTFRRKLIDLLRMQEETWFILVRDANIKS, via the coding sequence TTGATGCCCGCGGCCATCAGCGTGAAGAACAGAGCCGATACGACCTTGAGCGATATACCTAGGAGGGGGTTCACGGCGGGGGACCAGATTTATGCAGCTGCTGCCTTCATACTGGGCAACCCCCTTGGAGCCAATATCGAAAGCAGCAGGTCAGCTATGCGTCCGGCGCGATGGTGTGTATTTCCTCAGGTTACTTTTAGGAGGAAATTAATTGATCTGCTGCGGATGCAAGAAGAAACATGGTTTATCCTTGTTAGGGATGCCAATATTAAGTCATAA
- a CDS encoding Drug/metabolite transporter (DMT)-like permease encodes MNPLLGISLKVVSALFFTLMAAGIKSVGQDFPTGQIVFFRSFFTILPLLVWLGFRREIMASMRTTNIGGHIKRGLIGGCGMFLGFAALAKLPLSDAIAIGYIAPLLVVVLAAIFLREKVQAYRWLAVCIGFVGVLVMLTPHVASSALMSGAASPAVTIGLMFALFAALCNASTTIEVRKLINTERTGSIVFYFVVLMSTLGLSTIVLGNWVLPSPREFALFVAIGVAGGIGQILLTMSYRHADTSLIAPFEYTTMIWACLIGWFLFAELPVPAVVFGSGIIIASGVFLVWRQHHHSYAERAARKAGPTHTV; translated from the coding sequence GTGAACCCCCTCCTAGGTATATCGCTCAAGGTCGTATCGGCTCTGTTCTTCACGCTGATGGCCGCGGGCATCAAATCGGTCGGTCAGGATTTCCCGACCGGCCAAATCGTCTTTTTCCGTTCGTTCTTCACGATCCTGCCACTCCTTGTGTGGCTCGGCTTTCGCCGTGAGATCATGGCATCGATGCGGACGACGAACATCGGCGGGCACATCAAGCGCGGACTGATCGGCGGCTGCGGCATGTTTCTGGGCTTCGCGGCCCTCGCCAAGCTGCCGCTCTCGGATGCAATCGCCATCGGCTACATCGCGCCGCTGCTCGTCGTCGTCCTGGCGGCGATCTTCCTGCGGGAAAAAGTTCAGGCTTATCGCTGGCTGGCCGTCTGCATCGGCTTCGTGGGTGTGCTGGTGATGTTGACGCCGCATGTCGCGTCGAGCGCTCTGATGTCCGGCGCTGCCTCTCCCGCGGTCACCATCGGCCTCATGTTCGCCCTCTTCGCCGCGCTCTGCAACGCCAGCACCACCATCGAGGTGCGCAAGCTCATCAACACCGAGCGCACCGGCTCCATCGTGTTCTATTTCGTGGTCCTGATGAGCACGCTGGGCCTGAGCACGATCGTGCTCGGCAACTGGGTCTTGCCTTCACCGCGTGAGTTCGCCTTGTTCGTTGCCATCGGCGTTGCCGGCGGCATCGGCCAGATCCTGCTCACCATGAGCTACCGGCATGCCGACACGTCGCTGATCGCGCCCTTCGAATACACGACAATGATCTGGGCCTGCCTTATCGGCTGGTTCCTCTTCGCGGAGCTTCCGGTCCCCGCAGTGGTCTTCGGATCGGGCATCATCATTGCCTCGGGCGTGTTCCTGGTGTGGCGCCAGCATCATCACAGCTACGCCGAGCGCGCGGCCCGCAAGGCCGGACCAACCCATACCGTTTGA
- a CDS encoding hypothetical protein (Evidence 5 : Unknown function): MPRACSWCGASIITATPSARPARPDQPIPFELTSLLNRLEAATGIHRGLFSFLPSPLVRPPGPGMRSTSRLARPATACQGVIFLP, from the coding sequence TTGCCTCGGGCGTGTTCCTGGTGTGGCGCCAGCATCATCACAGCTACGCCGAGCGCGCGGCCCGCAAGGCCGGACCAACCCATACCGTTTGAGCTGACCTCCCTGCTCAACCGACTCGAGGCCGCGACGGGCATCCATCGCGGCCTTTTTTCATTCCTGCCATCCCCCCTGGTTCGCCCCCCAGGGCCAGGGATGCGCTCGACAAGCCGTCTCGCTAGACCCGCAACGGCTTGCCAAGGCGTCATCTTCTTGCCATGA
- the thiE gene encoding Thiamine-phosphate synthase: MPQVDLRVYAILDPRRTKGRSLPEMARAAVEGGATLLQYRDKDGETRHLVETARAIRAAVAGSGVPLLINDRIDVALAAEAEGVHVGQTDMAIADARRLLGPEAIIGLTLKTEADARGMEGQPLDYGCIGGVFETVSKANPELPLGARGFAKVAAVARAAAPGKPVGAIAGIDVSNAAAVIAAGADGVAVISALFMQENVAAAAASLRAVVDEALAARGRPA; this comes from the coding sequence ATGCCACAAGTTGACCTTCGCGTTTACGCGATCCTCGATCCCAGGCGCACGAAGGGCCGCTCCTTGCCGGAGATGGCCCGCGCGGCCGTCGAGGGCGGCGCCACGCTGTTGCAGTACCGGGACAAGGACGGTGAAACCCGCCATCTCGTGGAGACCGCGCGCGCTATCCGCGCCGCCGTTGCGGGCTCCGGCGTACCGCTCCTGATCAATGACCGTATCGATGTCGCGCTCGCGGCCGAAGCCGAAGGTGTCCATGTGGGCCAGACCGACATGGCGATTGCCGATGCGCGCCGCCTCCTCGGCCCAGAGGCGATCATCGGGCTGACACTCAAGACTGAAGCTGACGCGCGTGGGATGGAGGGGCAGCCGCTCGACTACGGCTGCATCGGCGGCGTATTCGAGACCGTCAGCAAAGCCAATCCGGAACTGCCGCTCGGTGCGCGCGGCTTCGCGAAAGTCGCGGCGGTCGCCCGCGCCGCGGCTCCGGGCAAACCGGTCGGCGCGATCGCCGGGATCGACGTGTCCAATGCCGCCGCGGTCATCGCCGCTGGCGCGGACGGCGTCGCGGTGATATCCGCGCTGTTCATGCAGGAGAATGTCGCAGCCGCCGCGGCCAGCCTGCGCGCCGTCGTCGACGAGGCACTCGCCGCGCGTGGGCGTCCGGCCTGA
- the thiD gene encoding bifunctional hydroxymethylpyrimidine kinase/phosphomethylpyrimidine kinase: protein MTPIAVTIAGSDSGGGAGIQADLKTFSALGVYGASVIAALTAQNTHGVRGIHDVPPEFVTAQMDAVYSDLAVAAVKIGMLSQASVIEAVADGLLRHGQRQVVLDPVMVATSGDRLLAPDAITALRRSLIPRARIITPNLPEAAALVDGPVAHDEDDIIEQGRLILALGTEAVLIKGGHGDGPESTDLLLNGKEVHRFSAPRIASRNTHGTGCTLSSAIAAGLAKGLDLKAAVGAAKSYVTAALAAADQLTIGSGHGPVHHFHRWWTNKA from the coding sequence ATGACACCGATCGCGGTCACGATTGCCGGCTCCGATTCCGGCGGCGGCGCAGGTATCCAGGCAGATCTGAAAACCTTCTCGGCGCTCGGCGTCTATGGCGCCAGCGTGATCGCCGCCCTGACGGCCCAGAATACCCACGGCGTGCGTGGCATTCACGATGTCCCGCCGGAGTTCGTGACCGCGCAGATGGATGCCGTTTATTCGGATCTCGCCGTCGCCGCGGTAAAGATCGGCATGTTGTCGCAAGCCAGCGTCATCGAGGCCGTTGCGGACGGGCTGCTGCGGCATGGCCAGCGGCAGGTGGTGCTGGACCCGGTCATGGTAGCGACCAGCGGAGACCGGCTGCTGGCACCCGACGCCATTACCGCGCTGCGCCGGAGCCTTATCCCGCGCGCCCGGATCATCACGCCGAACCTGCCCGAGGCGGCGGCGCTGGTGGACGGGCCCGTGGCCCATGACGAGGACGATATCATCGAGCAGGGCCGGCTCATTCTCGCGCTCGGCACCGAAGCCGTCCTGATCAAGGGCGGCCATGGCGATGGCCCCGAAAGCACCGATCTCCTGCTCAACGGCAAGGAGGTGCATCGCTTCAGCGCGCCACGCATCGCAAGCCGCAACACCCACGGCACCGGCTGCACCTTGTCGTCAGCCATCGCAGCGGGGCTCGCGAAGGGTCTTGATCTCAAGGCGGCCGTCGGCGCGGCCAAATCCTATGTCACGGCGGCACTGGCGGCCGCCGACCAGTTGACCATCGGCTCCGGTCACGGTCCCGTCCATCACTTTCACCGGTGGTGGACGAACAAGGCTTGA
- a CDS encoding XRE family transcriptional regulator, whose amino-acid sequence MAVEGKDRTREMEAGAQLLSGQLGKTVQRLRKAYNLSLSELAEQSGVAKSIISQIERNETNPTLATIWRLSQALDVSIERVLASGDDEPFIEKSSRADTPILVSDDGRMRLAIIGWIKTVEWLQWYDIQAEPGAVLDSDAHQRGSIECLSVLEGEFTVEVAGILQSARGGESLRYRCDRPHTVRCTSDGPARAVMVCILKAAVMD is encoded by the coding sequence ATGGCCGTCGAGGGCAAGGATCGCACGCGAGAAATGGAAGCTGGCGCGCAGCTCTTGTCCGGCCAACTCGGCAAGACGGTTCAGCGGCTACGCAAAGCCTATAATCTGTCGCTGTCGGAGCTTGCGGAGCAGTCGGGCGTCGCAAAATCCATCATCAGCCAGATCGAGCGCAACGAGACCAACCCGACGCTCGCGACGATCTGGCGCCTGAGTCAGGCCCTCGATGTCTCGATCGAGCGCGTCCTCGCGTCCGGCGACGACGAGCCCTTCATCGAAAAATCATCACGGGCCGATACCCCTATCCTCGTCTCCGACGACGGCCGTATGCGGCTCGCGATCATCGGCTGGATCAAGACCGTCGAATGGCTCCAATGGTACGACATCCAGGCGGAGCCGGGCGCGGTGCTCGACTCGGATGCCCATCAACGCGGCTCGATCGAATGCCTGTCCGTTCTCGAGGGCGAGTTCACGGTCGAGGTCGCGGGCATTCTCCAGTCTGCCCGTGGCGGCGAGAGCCTGCGCTACCGCTGTGATCGTCCGCATACCGTGCGCTGCACGAGCGACGGCCCGGCCCGCGCGGTCATGGTCTGCATCCTCAAAGCGGCGGTGATGGACTGA
- a CDS encoding Lactoylglutathione lyase and related lyases, with protein MAVRRIVANIGTTDIHAARRFYGDILGMDVAMDHGWIITFASDAPTTPQLSVATQGGSDTPVPDLSIEVDNLDEILCKLTEAGHAIAYGPASEPWGVRRFFVRDPFGRLLNILSHD; from the coding sequence ATGGCGGTAAGGCGCATAGTCGCGAATATCGGCACGACGGACATCCATGCGGCCCGTCGCTTCTACGGCGACATCCTCGGCATGGATGTTGCCATGGATCATGGCTGGATCATCACCTTCGCAAGTGACGCGCCGACCACGCCTCAACTCAGCGTGGCAACCCAGGGCGGCTCGGATACGCCCGTTCCCGATCTCTCCATCGAAGTCGATAACCTGGACGAGATCCTTTGCAAGCTGACCGAGGCCGGGCATGCGATCGCCTATGGGCCCGCCTCGGAGCCCTGGGGCGTGCGCCGCTTTTTTGTCCGTGATCCCTTCGGGCGGCTCCTGAACATCCTCAGCCACGACTGA
- the cycG gene encoding Diheme cytochrome c-type, which yields MKRLLSGLILLAIIGAAGFWVLTSPRWQSQDIGPIPTDAPNLENGRALFMAGDCMGCHATPGQDDKLRLGGGLALTSNFGTFHVPNISPDTRDGIGNWTVEQFARAMHAGEGPDGQHLYPAFPYASFQRMTARDLRDLFAFIKSLPTVEGQAPGHELKFPFAIRRGIGLWKILYLDGEVFKPDPAQSASWNRGAYLVEGVAHCAECHSPRDALGGIVPDRRFAGGPNPEGRGYVPNITPDEATGIGKWSKEELVELLTTGFTPTFDSVGGGMAAVVAGTSQLSPEDREAIAEYILSLPPRTATPRAN from the coding sequence ATGAAGCGGCTTCTGAGCGGTTTGATCCTGCTTGCGATCATCGGTGCGGCCGGTTTCTGGGTGCTGACGAGTCCGCGCTGGCAATCCCAGGATATCGGCCCCATTCCAACGGATGCGCCAAACCTGGAGAATGGCCGCGCGCTGTTCATGGCTGGCGATTGCATGGGCTGCCATGCGACGCCGGGTCAGGATGACAAGCTGCGGCTTGGCGGCGGGCTCGCGCTGACATCCAACTTCGGCACGTTTCACGTGCCCAATATCTCCCCCGACACCCGCGATGGCATCGGCAACTGGACGGTCGAGCAGTTCGCGCGGGCGATGCACGCGGGGGAGGGGCCCGATGGCCAGCATCTCTATCCCGCGTTTCCCTATGCCTCATTTCAACGGATGACGGCACGTGATCTGCGCGATCTCTTCGCCTTCATCAAGAGCCTGCCGACGGTTGAAGGACAGGCTCCCGGCCACGAGCTCAAGTTCCCGTTCGCCATCAGGCGCGGCATAGGCCTCTGGAAAATCCTCTATCTCGACGGAGAGGTGTTCAAGCCCGATCCGGCACAAAGCGCGTCCTGGAACCGGGGGGCCTATCTCGTGGAAGGCGTCGCTCACTGCGCCGAGTGCCACAGCCCGAGGGACGCGCTCGGCGGCATAGTCCCCGATCGCCGCTTCGCGGGCGGGCCCAATCCGGAGGGGCGTGGCTATGTCCCCAACATCACACCGGATGAGGCGACCGGCATCGGGAAATGGTCGAAGGAGGAACTGGTCGAGCTTCTGACCACGGGCTTCACCCCGACCTTCGATTCGGTCGGGGGCGGCATGGCCGCCGTCGTTGCCGGCACCTCACAGCTCAGCCCCGAGGATCGCGAAGCGATCGCGGAGTACATCCTGTCGCTGCCGCCACGCACGGCAACGCCGCGCGCAAACTGA
- a CDS encoding Cytochrome c556: MIRSVLVVMGLVLGVTAGIAQTDPIAERQQEMKDNGQASRIGAGMVRGQEPFDLAKAQQVFNTYIHTADNFGKLFPDSSKTGKTAASPKIWEDRAGFDAALAKFGEEARKGLAETKDLETFKVAFSAIGRSCGACHEGFRVKQN; encoded by the coding sequence ATGATTCGAAGTGTTTTGGTTGTTATGGGTCTGGTACTCGGGGTAACTGCCGGGATCGCACAGACTGATCCCATCGCCGAGCGGCAGCAGGAGATGAAGGACAACGGGCAAGCCTCGCGCATAGGCGCCGGCATGGTTCGGGGGCAGGAGCCTTTTGATCTCGCAAAGGCCCAGCAGGTCTTCAACACCTATATCCATACGGCCGATAATTTCGGCAAGCTGTTCCCTGATAGCTCGAAGACGGGCAAGACCGCGGCCTCGCCGAAGATCTGGGAGGACCGCGCCGGCTTCGATGCCGCGCTCGCCAAATTCGGCGAAGAGGCCCGCAAAGGTTTGGCCGAGACGAAAGATCTTGAGACCTTCAAGGTCGCCTTTTCGGCGATCGGGCGCAGCTGTGGCGCTTGCCACGAGGGGTTCCGCGTCAAGCAGAACTGA